The following proteins come from a genomic window of Thiothrix winogradskyi:
- a CDS encoding type II toxin-antitoxin system HipA family toxin has translation MDNEITFEIFQAGQWRTAGSMSLLDAPDAGWKSRAYLGYVVDYALEQAGRRDAAALSWTFPVGFQPLQANTWPGFIMDLLPQGYGRQELLRQLGLPAHVEATADWRLLRSGAANPVGNCRVREAFDWLQERSPLQQQGFSFTEVAHRGEAFAEYLAQHGLFVAGSSAVQGEWPKILLTEDANGKLFLDHALPDALARRHWLVKFARGQDAALNRILSLEAVWMELARFLGLRVYDRLLLEQRALFVPRFDRECHAGQVVRHAQESLYALCGCSGFGRKLSHNTACYWLGNAVTDPLTEILEYLQRDVANVVLGNKDNHGRNTALQRRADGWVGLTPVFDFAPMLFHPDGIARNMRWEQQDDGHPDWRAAACQAAEAGKVALPSLLAGLRAMADKVLQLPEQMLALGVDEATIQTFAPSIRQAGRKLRECTDG, from the coding sequence ATGGATAACGAAATCACTTTTGAAATTTTTCAGGCAGGGCAATGGCGCACGGCTGGCAGCATGAGCTTGCTGGATGCGCCGGATGCTGGCTGGAAGAGCCGCGCTTACCTCGGCTATGTGGTGGATTACGCGCTGGAGCAGGCGGGCAGGCGTGATGCCGCCGCGTTGTCTTGGACATTTCCGGTGGGTTTTCAGCCTTTGCAGGCTAACACTTGGCCTGGTTTCATTATGGATTTGTTGCCACAAGGCTATGGGCGGCAGGAATTGTTACGCCAATTGGGGTTGCCAGCCCATGTAGAAGCAACGGCAGATTGGCGATTATTGCGCAGTGGGGCGGCGAATCCGGTGGGCAATTGCCGGGTGCGGGAGGCGTTTGACTGGTTACAGGAACGCAGCCCGCTACAACAGCAAGGTTTCAGTTTTACGGAAGTGGCGCATCGAGGTGAAGCCTTTGCCGAATATCTCGCACAACACGGTCTGTTTGTGGCTGGTTCGTCGGCGGTACAGGGTGAATGGCCCAAAATCCTGTTGACCGAAGATGCCAACGGCAAGCTGTTCCTTGACCATGCCTTGCCGGATGCGTTGGCACGGCGGCATTGGCTGGTGAAATTTGCCCGTGGGCAGGATGCCGCATTGAACCGCATCCTGTCGCTGGAGGCGGTATGGATGGAATTGGCGCGTTTTTTAGGTTTGCGGGTATACGATCGCTTGTTGTTGGAACAACGCGCATTGTTTGTACCGCGTTTTGACCGCGAATGCCATGCTGGTCAGGTGGTACGCCATGCGCAGGAGAGCCTGTATGCCTTGTGTGGATGCAGTGGTTTTGGGAGGAAACTGAGCCATAACACCGCCTGCTATTGGCTGGGCAATGCTGTTACCGATCCGCTAACAGAAATACTGGAATACCTACAGCGTGATGTTGCCAATGTGGTGTTAGGCAACAAGGATAACCACGGGCGCAACACGGCGCTTCAACGGCGGGCAGATGGCTGGGTGGGGTTGACCCCGGTATTTGATTTTGCACCGATGCTGTTTCACCCAGATGGCATTGCCCGCAACATGCGCTGGGAACAGCAGGATGACGGTCATCCCGATTGGCGGGCAGCCGCCTGTCAGGCAGCGGAGGCTGGCAAGGTTGCATTGCCTTCACTCTTGGCAGGTTTACGAGCAATGGCGGATAAGGTATTGCAGTTGCCGGAGCAGATGCTGGCATTGGGGGTGGATGAAGCAACTATCCAGACCTTTGCGCCCAGCATCCGGCAGGCAGGGCGCAAGTTGCGGGAATGTACTGATGGATAA
- a CDS encoding helix-turn-helix transcriptional regulator produces the protein MDKRYKPLSAAEQLRQRVALLDSITMQPRMVLPQAVRTLRTGMRLTVPEYARLTGVAVRTIHEIEAGKANPSLSTANKLLSPFGLVLGVVQQGEQHEG, from the coding sequence ATGGATAAGCGTTATAAACCCCTGTCAGCGGCCGAACAATTGCGCCAACGGGTAGCCTTGTTGGACAGTATTACCATGCAGCCTAGAATGGTATTGCCGCAGGCGGTGCGGACATTGCGCACGGGAATGCGCTTAACCGTGCCGGAATACGCCCGCTTGACCGGTGTGGCAGTGCGGACTATCCATGAAATTGAGGCGGGCAAGGCGAACCCGTCCCTCTCGACAGCGAATAAGCTCTTGTCACCATTTGGCTTGGTGTTGGGGGTGGTACAACAAGGGGAACAACATGAAGGCTAA
- a CDS encoding SdrD B-like domain-containing protein, whose translation MQNNKQLWLGVLGATLLIPNAAFADISGKVFRDFNANGVFDTDANLNEVGFAGATVKAFDATGTQVTTTTSGVDGSYTLTGLTSGADYRIEFSWAESWLKPGTAGGTVAQFVKDSSTNINVAVNNPADYCQANPKLASPVYVNGNATSATAAMFSLDYDGAAKATIAKQSDIGSTWGLAYQRETGKLYAAGVIKRHAGLGSLGLGGIYVFNSPNGAGDAVPFVDLDVAPFNLNFGTLGDNAARGLPAGLTTMNHDASAYSAVGMQGIGDIDLSEDGKTLWVTNLNAVKNNLG comes from the coding sequence ATGCAGAACAACAAACAACTGTGGCTAGGAGTTTTAGGGGCAACGCTACTCATCCCGAACGCCGCATTTGCGGATATTTCCGGTAAGGTCTTCCGCGATTTCAATGCCAATGGTGTGTTTGATACCGATGCAAACCTCAACGAAGTGGGCTTCGCAGGTGCGACTGTCAAAGCATTTGATGCCACGGGTACACAGGTAACAACGACGACTTCAGGAGTAGATGGGTCGTATACCCTGACAGGCTTAACCAGTGGTGCGGATTACCGCATAGAGTTTTCTTGGGCAGAAAGTTGGTTAAAACCGGGAACTGCCGGTGGTACGGTGGCTCAGTTTGTTAAAGATAGCTCTACCAATATCAACGTCGCAGTCAATAACCCTGCGGATTACTGCCAAGCTAACCCCAAACTGGCTAGCCCAGTTTACGTCAATGGTAATGCTACCAGTGCCACTGCTGCCATGTTCTCACTGGATTACGATGGCGCTGCTAAAGCAACGATTGCCAAACAATCCGACATTGGTTCGACTTGGGGGTTGGCTTATCAGCGTGAAACCGGGAAGCTGTATGCGGCGGGTGTGATCAAGCGTCATGCTGGGCTGGGTTCGCTGGGTCTGGGCGGGATTTACGTATTCAATAGTCCTAACGGTGCAGGCGATGCCGTTCCTTTTGTCGATCTTGACGTTGCCCCGTTCAACCTCAATTTTGGTACGTTGGGCGATAATGCCGCGCGGGGTTTGCCTGCTGGTCTAACCACCATGAATCATGACGCAAGTGCTTACAGTGCGGTAGGGATGCAGGGTATCGGGGATATTGACCTCAGCGAAGACGGTAAAACCTTGTGGGTAACGAACCTGAATGCGGTTAAAAACAACCTCGGTTAA
- a CDS encoding SdrD B-like domain-containing protein, giving the protein MDVTKGVAPTSATEYPLADMSGLPTCTGGVLRPWALKFYQGKGYLGAVCSAETSKSRADLQAFVLSFDPNAPTSVAVELNVPLNYAKGAVNTTTFAPVGNQWNPWSNNPADFFVGSNFYGKPVPVLTDLDFDESGSMVLGFMDRHGMQLGAYNLMLTGSDLIVYQQGGDLLRACPDAAGIFQLESAGKCGGATGFSTNNNKGPGGGEFYNDNIPIAPINHEEMPYGGLAIKPGSGEVVWAGMDPVAYNSGGLFWSKNANGSRVRVTELWRGMQGGTDGIGTPNGFSGKTVGMGDLEVLCDPAPIEVGDRVWLDKDGDGLQDADESGIDGVAVKLVCGADEATVTTSNGGQFLFTNKAGGNAAFMEYGESCVLKVDSTQTPVKDYKLTAANADGVTSNNALTDLRDADAVDNAGTAEIAFTAGGIGENNHSLDIGYKSAPVITFDPPPGPDAFSCAANVRLATSVQVNGDSQAAGSTGAGVNGLIFNHKV; this is encoded by the coding sequence TTGGATGTAACCAAGGGTGTCGCGCCGACCAGTGCAACAGAATACCCGTTGGCGGATATGAGTGGCTTGCCAACCTGTACGGGTGGGGTGTTGCGTCCGTGGGCGTTGAAGTTTTATCAAGGAAAAGGGTATCTCGGTGCGGTGTGTTCGGCGGAGACCAGTAAAAGCCGCGCCGATTTGCAGGCGTTTGTGTTGTCCTTTGACCCGAATGCGCCGACCAGCGTGGCGGTTGAACTGAATGTTCCCTTGAATTACGCCAAAGGTGCGGTGAATACGACCACGTTTGCGCCTGTCGGTAATCAGTGGAATCCTTGGTCAAATAATCCGGCAGATTTCTTTGTGGGCAGCAACTTTTACGGTAAACCTGTTCCTGTATTGACCGACTTGGATTTTGACGAGAGCGGGTCAATGGTACTGGGGTTCATGGATCGTCATGGTATGCAATTAGGTGCTTACAACCTGATGCTTACCGGATCTGACCTAATCGTTTACCAACAAGGCGGGGATTTGTTGCGGGCTTGCCCAGATGCAGCGGGGATTTTCCAATTGGAAAGTGCGGGCAAGTGTGGTGGTGCGACTGGTTTTAGCACCAACAATAATAAAGGCCCTGGTGGTGGTGAATTCTATAACGATAACATTCCTATCGCCCCGATTAACCACGAGGAAATGCCCTACGGTGGTTTGGCGATTAAGCCCGGTTCTGGCGAAGTGGTATGGGCGGGGATGGATCCGGTCGCTTATAACAGCGGTGGTCTCTTCTGGTCGAAAAATGCCAATGGGTCGCGTGTTCGCGTGACTGAGTTGTGGCGCGGGATGCAGGGCGGCACAGATGGCATTGGTACGCCCAATGGTTTCTCTGGCAAAACTGTCGGTATGGGGGATCTCGAAGTCTTGTGTGACCCTGCGCCGATCGAAGTAGGCGACCGTGTGTGGCTGGATAAAGACGGCGATGGTCTTCAGGATGCCGACGAATCTGGCATTGATGGTGTCGCTGTGAAGCTGGTTTGCGGGGCGGATGAGGCGACTGTGACGACTAGCAATGGTGGGCAGTTTCTGTTTACCAATAAAGCCGGTGGCAATGCCGCGTTCATGGAGTATGGCGAAAGCTGTGTCCTCAAAGTAGACAGCACCCAAACTCCGGTTAAGGATTATAAATTGACTGCTGCCAATGCTGATGGTGTTACCAGTAATAATGCCCTCACCGATTTGCGTGACGCGGATGCGGTGGACAATGCAGGCACGGCAGAAATTGCCTTTACCGCAGGCGGGATAGGGGAAAACAACCACTCTTTGGATATTGGTTACAAAAGTGCGCCGGTGATTACCTTTGACCCACCGCCAGGTCCTGATGCTTTCAGTTGTGCTGCCAATGTGCGTTTAGCCACTTCCGTGCAAGTCAATGGCGACAGCCAAGCCGCAGGCAGCACGGGCGCGGGTGTCAATGGTTTAATTTTCAATCACAAGGTTTAA
- the tnpA gene encoding IS200/IS605 family transposase: MDYRYGSHTVYQIEYHFVWVTKYRYKVLTGEVAQRVRELVRQTCEAFEIRIVKGVVSKDHVHILVSCPPELAPSEIMRRIKGRTSSRLFEEFPHVKKRYWGRHFWARGYFCATVGQMTEEMIKQYLEHHFEPNPNDHFKMEPE, translated from the coding sequence ATGGATTACCGCTATGGCAGTCACACGGTCTATCAGATTGAGTATCACTTTGTTTGGGTGACGAAATACCGTTACAAGGTGTTGACGGGAGAAGTAGCGCAGCGTGTGCGTGAGCTTGTTCGGCAGACTTGCGAGGCATTTGAGATCAGGATAGTCAAAGGCGTGGTGAGCAAAGACCATGTGCATATCTTGGTGAGTTGCCCGCCGGAACTAGCACCGAGTGAAATCATGCGTCGGATCAAGGGAAGGACATCCAGTCGGCTGTTTGAGGAGTTCCCCCATGTGAAGAAACGTTACTGGGGAAGGCATTTTTGGGCACGCGGGTATTTCTGCGCCACCGTGGGTCAAATGACGGAAGAGATGATCAAACAGTATTTGGAGCATCACTTTGAGCCAAATCCAAACGACCATTTCAAGATGGAACCGGAGTAA
- a CDS encoding DUF11 domain-containing protein, with protein MFSTFDYAATGELAAPFSKATAGQVGSVWGLSYDVSSKKLYAAAFLKRHASFGPNGIGAIYQMDGTSATPTPSLLIDLVANGVDVGTSSRVASSGAVDDPNELPADASQPSWDRDAFAQIGKISLGDIDISADGKTLWAVNLKQRELVEINLTNTTVTAKHAITDPGCSNGEFRPWAVKVHDGKVWVGTVCSAETSQQAADLKAYVQAFDGTTFTTATSFALNYSKGSIGNGPGDEKWQPWKDTFTTLASGDFAIYPQPILSDIEFDMDGSLILGFMDRMGHQVGGVNYTPNYPDDDTMIQGQTGGDIIRVCNNGGKYELENNATCSSGSTTGKDNGQGPGNGEYYWGEMWDFNPFNADGGYHQETSFGGLAFKAGSGEIAVTAMNPLNPNANAGGVIWLDNATGGRAANAGVQVYRQQDGTSPYFGKASGMGDVELFCAEAALQPDVSLTKVVDKPTAKRGETVIYTLTLSNTGTGAATGVSVTDSLPAGVVYVSDDGSGAYVASSGVWSVGSLAANTAKTLKITVTVK; from the coding sequence TTGTTTAGTACCTTCGATTATGCAGCAACGGGGGAGTTGGCTGCTCCGTTCAGTAAAGCAACAGCAGGTCAGGTTGGTTCCGTCTGGGGTTTGTCTTATGACGTGTCCAGTAAGAAACTGTATGCCGCTGCTTTCCTCAAGCGCCATGCGAGCTTTGGTCCAAATGGCATAGGCGCGATTTACCAAATGGATGGCACATCCGCCACTCCAACGCCTAGCTTGCTGATTGATTTAGTCGCTAATGGTGTCGATGTCGGTACGAGTTCACGGGTTGCTTCCAGCGGCGCGGTGGATGACCCTAACGAATTGCCTGCTGATGCGTCGCAACCTTCATGGGACAGGGATGCGTTTGCCCAAATTGGTAAAATCTCCCTTGGTGACATCGACATCAGCGCGGATGGTAAAACCCTGTGGGCGGTCAACCTCAAGCAACGCGAATTGGTGGAAATCAATCTGACCAACACTACTGTCACTGCCAAACACGCAATTACTGACCCCGGCTGTAGCAATGGCGAATTCCGCCCTTGGGCAGTCAAAGTGCACGATGGCAAAGTGTGGGTCGGTACAGTCTGTTCCGCCGAAACTTCACAACAGGCAGCGGATTTGAAAGCCTATGTGCAAGCCTTCGATGGCACAACCTTCACTACTGCGACCAGTTTTGCGCTCAACTATTCCAAAGGCAGTATCGGGAATGGTCCCGGTGATGAAAAATGGCAGCCTTGGAAGGATACTTTTACAACGTTGGCAAGTGGCGATTTTGCGATTTACCCACAACCGATCTTGTCTGACATTGAGTTTGACATGGATGGTAGCTTGATTCTCGGTTTTATGGATCGCATGGGGCATCAGGTGGGTGGCGTGAATTACACACCGAATTACCCCGATGATGACACCATGATTCAAGGGCAAACCGGCGGCGATATTATCCGCGTGTGCAATAACGGCGGCAAATACGAACTGGAAAACAATGCTACTTGTAGCAGCGGCAGCACGACAGGCAAGGATAACGGGCAAGGTCCCGGCAATGGCGAATATTACTGGGGTGAGATGTGGGACTTTAACCCCTTTAACGCCGATGGTGGTTATCACCAAGAAACCAGCTTTGGCGGTTTGGCATTCAAAGCCGGTTCGGGTGAAATTGCGGTTACGGCGATGAATCCGCTAAACCCGAATGCCAATGCTGGCGGGGTCATCTGGTTGGATAATGCCACGGGCGGACGTGCTGCCAATGCCGGTGTGCAAGTTTACCGCCAACAAGACGGCACTAGCCCGTACTTTGGGAAAGCCTCTGGGATGGGCGATGTGGAATTGTTCTGTGCCGAAGCCGCGTTGCAACCCGACGTGAGCTTGACCAAAGTGGTCGATAAGCCGACGGCGAAACGTGGGGAAACCGTGATTTATACCCTGACACTGAGCAATACCGGCACGGGCGCTGCTACCGGCGTGAGCGTGACCGACTCGTTACCGGCTGGAGTCGTGTATGTCAGTGATGATGGCAGCGGCGCTTACGTAGCATCGAGCGGGGTTTGGTCAGTGGGCAGTTTGGCAGCAAATACCGCCAAGACGCTAAAGATTACCGTCACCGTGAAATAA
- a CDS encoding SdrD B-like domain-containing protein yields MKTRKIPYYARYAGVGLLLSAAVVQADISGKVFRDFNANGTFDTGASFNEVGAAGVTVKAFDVTGAETAVATSGADGAYTLTGLTAAADYRVEFSWAESWLKPGVAGGTSVQFVKDGATGINVALQAPDEYSSSADPRMAISTYRNGSGVGSTDGAIQSFQRSSSGLNSQFTASDGNQGTGPQPDDEATLGEVGSTWGIAWQANKKRIYAASFLKRHVGLAKGLGSVYVVDASTQPGSLVKDFNLQGITPANGGAAIDLGNVCRDSTCASEAGKTGIVADYELPASKTSPNVDMDAFYKVGKVGFGDIDMQPNSDWLWLVNANQQALISVNVGISDVAALPGEVKQYPIASLPGAPVCEGGALRPWALGFAHGKGYLGVTCDAFDSRQATDLKAIVLSFEPNNISTGFTTLLNFPLAYSRDTGKPFQPWLNETEVTTGYLSQSSTQGQVDIPQPLLSDIEFDDNGNLYLNIVDIFTHQTGSNNFKPISGGSAELINGIANGDFLKACKVPAGFVLEGHADCPVNFANGVGPHANGEFFEDSAGDGRQESASGAMAVLHGTGQIDAILMDPHPTGQVGQTWWTTQGINSYNLSDGKISNWYAIHHAGDASLFGKGTGFGDIELLTDPAPIEVGNRVWNDTDADGIQDADEAGIDGVDVILTCGAETATVTTGNGGQFLFSSATNATFMGGGESCKVTVSSAGQTELDGLSVTQQNADNASDNNPVTDVRDSDANTDGEIGFTVGGVGENNHALDIGYKSTPVVTLDFGDAPDSYKTLAATTGAQHTIVAGLNLGAVVDAETDGQPNAAADGDGADEDGVNFMTPLAPGKRAIIGVATTQPRTSDAKLDAWIDFNGDGDFEDAGEQIATNLNIKGITLYDQGSAVLDIEVPATAKPGVTYARFRLSSAGGLLPNGAAPDGEVEDYAITIVSGATLGNFVWQDTNKDGIQDAGEPPVAGVQVNLIRVSDGAAVDSLFTDSNGEYLFTHVAPDTYQVAFVAPTGYSFTTAMQGSDDAKDSNADVSGLTSSITLADGDDQRQWDAGLVLADNTLVYCAAVPRQPTEVNTTFTLPKFDSTLGTLQTVNVSAYASTQQFVALENYAAQTQKIKITTSVDGVLILPDANIVDTTYAYNSGFKDLTVADGILDYQGTSALAFADWQYAVDSSNVTYATPADFTTATAGETIALPYETMSGYSITGGGGNNQSFQRTFANAGACVAYVYEKKALAVDVSLTKVANKTEVKRGDTVVYTLTVTNESDVAATGVEVTDELPAGVQYVSDDSAGAYASATGIWTVGELTAKASKTIAISVLVK; encoded by the coding sequence ATGAAAACTAGAAAAATACCCTATTATGCGCGATATGCAGGTGTTGGGCTGCTGCTATCTGCCGCTGTTGTACAAGCCGATATTTCCGGCAAAGTTTTTCGCGATTTCAATGCGAATGGCACGTTTGATACCGGTGCAAGCTTCAATGAAGTCGGCGCGGCAGGCGTCACTGTGAAAGCATTCGATGTTACCGGCGCAGAGACAGCCGTTGCGACGTCGGGTGCAGATGGTGCTTATACGCTCACTGGTTTAACGGCTGCGGCTGATTACAGGGTAGAGTTTTCTTGGGCTGAAAGCTGGTTGAAGCCGGGTGTTGCTGGCGGTACGTCGGTACAATTTGTTAAGGATGGAGCGACGGGTATTAATGTTGCTTTGCAAGCGCCCGATGAGTACTCATCTTCTGCTGATCCGCGTATGGCCATTTCCACTTACCGCAATGGTTCGGGTGTTGGTTCCACTGATGGCGCTATCCAATCTTTTCAGCGTTCGAGTTCGGGGCTGAATTCCCAGTTTACTGCCAGTGACGGAAATCAGGGTACAGGGCCGCAACCCGATGATGAAGCTACGTTAGGCGAGGTGGGTAGTACTTGGGGAATTGCTTGGCAAGCGAACAAGAAGCGGATTTATGCTGCCAGTTTCCTGAAGCGCCATGTGGGGCTTGCGAAAGGGCTTGGCTCTGTTTATGTAGTCGATGCGAGTACTCAACCTGGAAGCCTAGTCAAGGATTTTAACTTACAAGGTATTACCCCTGCCAATGGTGGCGCAGCAATTGATCTTGGTAACGTTTGTCGGGATTCTACGTGTGCATCTGAAGCAGGCAAGACGGGAATTGTCGCAGATTATGAGCTGCCAGCCTCCAAAACTTCACCCAATGTTGATATGGATGCTTTCTATAAGGTAGGCAAAGTAGGCTTTGGCGATATTGATATGCAGCCCAATAGTGATTGGCTATGGCTGGTAAATGCTAACCAGCAGGCATTGATCTCCGTTAATGTGGGAATATCTGATGTTGCTGCATTACCGGGGGAAGTTAAACAGTACCCTATTGCCAGTTTGCCGGGTGCGCCCGTTTGTGAGGGTGGTGCATTACGCCCCTGGGCTTTAGGTTTTGCTCACGGCAAAGGTTATTTGGGGGTGACATGTGATGCGTTTGATAGTCGACAAGCCACAGACTTAAAAGCAATAGTATTGTCTTTCGAGCCGAATAATATAAGCACGGGTTTTACCACACTATTGAATTTTCCATTGGCATATTCTCGTGATACAGGCAAACCTTTTCAACCTTGGCTGAATGAAACTGAGGTAACGACAGGTTATTTGAGCCAAAGCAGTACTCAGGGTCAAGTTGATATTCCTCAGCCTCTTCTGTCAGATATTGAGTTTGATGATAATGGCAATCTGTATCTCAATATTGTCGATATTTTTACACATCAGACCGGAAGTAATAATTTCAAACCTATTTCTGGTGGCAGTGCCGAGCTGATTAATGGTATCGCTAACGGTGATTTTCTGAAGGCTTGTAAAGTACCCGCAGGATTTGTATTGGAGGGTCATGCAGATTGTCCGGTGAATTTCGCTAACGGTGTAGGGCCTCATGCAAATGGTGAGTTTTTTGAGGATAGCGCAGGAGATGGTCGACAAGAAAGTGCTAGTGGTGCAATGGCGGTGTTGCATGGTACTGGGCAGATTGATGCTATTTTAATGGATCCGCATCCTACCGGGCAGGTGGGGCAAACATGGTGGACGACTCAAGGTATAAATAGCTATAACTTGAGTGATGGCAAAATCTCTAATTGGTATGCGATTCACCATGCAGGTGATGCAAGTTTATTTGGTAAGGGTACTGGTTTTGGCGATATTGAGTTATTGACCGATCCCGCGCCTATTGAAGTCGGCAACCGCGTGTGGAATGACACCGATGCAGACGGTATTCAGGACGCGGATGAAGCCGGGATTGACGGCGTAGACGTTATCCTAACCTGTGGTGCTGAGACTGCTACAGTGACAACTGGAAATGGCGGGCAATTCCTCTTTTCCAGTGCAACTAATGCAACTTTCATGGGGGGCGGTGAAAGCTGCAAAGTAACCGTTAGCAGCGCGGGGCAAACAGAACTCGATGGTTTGAGTGTCACCCAACAAAACGCCGATAATGCCAGCGATAACAATCCTGTGACCGATGTACGCGACTCTGATGCGAATACCGACGGAGAAATCGGTTTCACCGTCGGTGGGGTCGGTGAAAACAACCATGCGTTGGATATTGGTTACAAATCAACACCGGTGGTAACGCTGGATTTCGGTGATGCCCCCGATTCTTATAAAACGTTAGCAGCCACTACGGGTGCACAACACACGATTGTTGCCGGATTGAATTTGGGTGCAGTCGTCGACGCGGAAACCGACGGGCAACCCAATGCAGCAGCGGATGGCGATGGTGCGGATGAAGATGGCGTGAATTTCATGACGCCACTTGCACCGGGCAAACGCGCCATTATCGGTGTGGCAACTACGCAGCCGCGTACCAGCGATGCGAAATTGGATGCTTGGATCGACTTCAACGGTGACGGTGATTTTGAGGATGCAGGCGAACAAATTGCCACCAACCTGAATATCAAGGGGATTACGCTATACGATCAAGGCAGTGCCGTGTTGGATATTGAAGTACCAGCCACTGCGAAACCGGGCGTTACTTATGCGCGTTTCCGTCTGAGCAGTGCGGGTGGCTTGTTGCCTAACGGTGCAGCACCTGATGGTGAGGTGGAAGATTACGCGATTACGATTGTTTCGGGCGCAACCTTAGGCAATTTCGTGTGGCAAGATACGAACAAGGACGGTATTCAAGATGCGGGAGAACCCCCCGTTGCCGGTGTGCAGGTCAATTTGATTCGGGTTAGTGATGGCGCAGCGGTTGACTCGTTATTTACCGATAGCAATGGCGAATATTTGTTTACTCATGTCGCACCGGATACTTACCAAGTGGCGTTTGTTGCGCCGACAGGCTATAGCTTCACGACTGCAATGCAAGGCAGTGATGATGCCAAAGATAGTAATGCCGATGTGTCTGGACTTACGTCTAGCATTACCCTTGCGGATGGCGATGATCAACGCCAGTGGGATGCGGGGTTAGTATTGGCTGACAATACGCTGGTGTATTGCGCGGCAGTGCCAAGACAGCCGACAGAAGTGAATACTACGTTTACCTTGCCGAAATTTGATAGCACACTGGGCACGTTGCAAACCGTGAATGTGTCGGCTTATGCCTCGACACAGCAATTTGTGGCGCTGGAAAACTATGCGGCTCAAACCCAAAAAATCAAGATTACGACTAGCGTTGATGGGGTGCTGATTTTGCCGGATGCGAATATTGTCGATACGACATATGCCTATAATTCTGGCTTTAAAGACCTGACGGTAGCAGATGGTATTCTTGATTATCAGGGGACTTCTGCCTTGGCATTTGCAGATTGGCAGTATGCCGTTGATAGCAGCAATGTGACTTATGCTACCCCTGCGGATTTCACCACGGCAACCGCAGGTGAGACGATTGCCCTGCCTTATGAAACCATGTCTGGTTACTCTATCACGGGGGGCGGTGGCAATAATCAATCGTTCCAGCGGACTTTTGCGAATGCCGGTGCTTGTGTTGCGTATGTTTATGAAAAGAAAGCGCTAGCCGTCGATGTAAGTCTCACTAAAGTGGCTAATAAAACCGAAGTTAAGCGCGGTGACACGGTGGTGTATACCCTGACCGTCACCAACGAAAGCGATGTTGCAGCAACGGGTGTAGAAGTCACCGACGAGTTGCCAGCAGGTGTCCAGTACGTCAGCGATGACAGTGCGGGTGCTTATGCCAGTGCCACCGGAATTTGGACTGTCGGCGAGTTAACAGCAAAGGCAAGCAAAACCATTGCCATTTCCGTGCTGGTTAAATAG